The Coffea arabica cultivar ET-39 chromosome 1e, Coffea Arabica ET-39 HiFi, whole genome shotgun sequence genome has a window encoding:
- the LOC113692787 gene encoding uncharacterized protein, giving the protein MHVTPPTFFQTTAEPVVPEHVFQNKPEMGDSSAQIDMKLLKRLDRFDEFIRKSQGLSKQGVLDYDDLCLFPNVQLPVGFKTPKFNKYDGTGNPKTHLRLFANKLGKPVDDENLPLRLFPESLEGDALDWYSNLKPEEAKTWLDLSNAFIRQYEYNCELAPTRTTLEGTKRKPSEDHKTYAKRWRKVAAKVEPPMTEDEIIRTFIKAHDPPYFEEIFRMTGCSFAAIVNKLEEFDDFVRAGKIVNVSALKSQLDALQGQGSNVKKPPFKKKEGDATFIWNQDPSPRPRYQHNPIYQPHYPYYSNPHPLRASGKIGTVPPPTYPYGMPVWYNPQAVCAYHSGAPGHATLDCKALKHKVQDMVESGEIVIRKREPQGPNVNQNPLPEHVGVIMDDAEYEEQIKKLEPVLSLQQVPWNYDEPSIQIGENSTTKKEVSVVTRSGKTVNPFETTTPIQANSSEPPIKPTITEKEAVDFLKRLQRSEYNIVEKLSKSPAQITMLDLLFSSDVHRDALIDILTRAQISRDISVDNFSNVVGSVLFNKQIAFSDDELPTEGIGHNRALYITVRCNGKMLPKVLIDNGSALNICPWSTLEKLGLQDIKLRPSGTIVRGFDGAQREPIGEADLVIEMGPAQFQITCQVMNFPSIYNILLGRPWIHKSGAVPSSLHQLLKFVVNDKLITIFAEEDCLVITNSGVKEEGSQSVTMSPHSTSDIVSVSWITTEEQTLSKASVMMAREMIRGGYKFDKGLGRELQGILKPVKIVEKRDTFGLGFRPTAKDFKEMKERKRAEKEGRQGVLDIPPLHYTFPRPAEVCESELQSESDNEEVSDSFAKDLEQYEEKPKPNLEETEKINIGTEDEVKEVQISIHLNKSQKKEMLEFLTMFQDVFAWSYDDMTGISTDVVVHRLPTDPSFPPVKQKPRKFKPDMSLKIKEQIEKQLQTNIIIVSHYPIWLSNPVPVPKKSGEVRVCVDYRDLNKASPKDDFPLPNIHILLDNTAGHEIESFCDCFAGYHQILMAEEDREKTAFITPWGTFCYRVMPFGLKNAGATYQRTMTTLFHDMIHREMEVYVDDIIIKSKRTEDHLDDLRKLFERLRKYNLKLNPAKCAFGAPAGKLLGFIVSKRGIEIDPAKIKAIRDMPVPKTQKDVKSFLGKINFIGRFIAQLTATCEPLFRLLRKNVPLYWNEECQHAFDKIKDYLLQPPVLVPPKPGRPLIMYLSVLDGAVGCVLGQHDDSGRKEQAIYYLSKKFTQYEANYSFIEKSCCALAWAAQKLRHYLLSHTTYLISRSDPLKYLLEKPMLTGRLAKWQIILSEFDIVFTSQKAVKGQAIADHLAENPRDDDYQPLRTYFPDERILFVGATDDISEQSPEWRLFFDGASNSLGAGIGAVLVSPEGKHYPAAAKLQFACTNNMAEYEACIFGLKMALEMEIKELVAFSDSDLLVHQTLKQWITKDSKILPYHCSLLTLAKQFQNLEFRHLPRARNAFADALATLASMIQYPDELKIEPIQIQFQDKPAHCWAIDKPSDNVPWYNDIKEFLRTGSYPLHAGTKDKSFLRRMASKFFLNGEVLYKRTSDLNLLRCVDEDEAQYMMKEVHSGVCGPHMNGHLLAKKIMRTGYFWLTMEHDCIDFVRRCIKCQMHGDIIRAPPTELHSMTAPWPCSMWGMDVIGTIDPPASNGHRFILVAIEYFTKWVEAESFKHVTKKVVTNFLRDHIICRFGVPETLITDNAKNLNNDMVDGLCEQFKIRHRNSAIYRPQMNGAVEAANKNLKKIIRKMTEKHRDWHEKLPYALMAYRTSIRTSTGATPYSLMYGMEAVLPAEVEIPSLRILMEAKLEEADWIKQRHEQLTSIDERRFNAICHGQCYQKRVARAYNKKVHRRAFEEGDKVLKRILSMQDEAKGKFAPNWQGPFIVQKVLPGGALILTEMDGRVFPQPINSDMCKKFFI; this is encoded by the exons TTTCCAGAAAGCTTAGAAGGGGATGCTCTCGATTGGTACTCCAACCTAAAGCCAGAGGAAGCGAAGACCTGGCTCGATCTGTCCAATGCCTTCATTCGACAATATGAGTACAACTGCGAGCTAGCGCCAACCCGGACTACTCTGGAAGGAACGAAAAGGAAGCCTTCTGAGGACCACAAGacctatgccaagaggtggagaaaAGTAGCTGCGAAGGTGGAaccaccgatgactgaggatgaaattattCGCACATTCATCAAAGcccatgatccgccgtacttcgAAGAGATTTTCCGCATGACCGGATGTTCGTTTGCtgcaattgtaaataaacttgaggagtttgATGACTTTGTGAGAGCTGGGAAGATTGTCAATGTCTCCGCCCTTAAAtctcagttggatgctttacaaggtcaaGGAAGCAATGTGAAAAAGCCACCGTTCAAGAAAAAGGAGGGGGATGCAACCTTTATTTGGAACCAAGACCCTTCACCCCGACCCCGTTACCAACACAACCCAATCTACCAACCCCATTACCCTTATTACTCAAATCCGCaccct TTAAGGGCTTCTGGAAAAATTGGTACAGTACCACCTCCTACCTACCCGTATGGCATGCCCGTTTGGTATAACCCGCAAGCTGTTTGCGCGTATCATTCGGGGGCACCTGGGCATGCAACTTTGGATTGCAAGGCGCTTAAGCATAAAGTTCAGGATATGGTTGAGTCTGGAGAAATCGTGATCAGAAAAAGGGAGCCACAAGGGCCAAACGTAAATCAAAACCCCTTACCAGAGCATGTTGGGGTTATTATGGACGATGCGGAGTACgaggaacaaatcaagaaattg GAGCCCGTATTAAGTCTGCAACAAGTGCCGTGGAATTACGATGAGCCTAGCATACAGATCGGGGAAAATTCAACCACAAAGAAGGAAGTGTCAGTAGTTACCAGATCGGGGAAGACTGTAAATCCATTTGAGACTACTACTCCAATTCAAGCCAATAGTTCTGAGCCACCCATcaaaccaacaatcaccgagaaagaagccGTGGATTTCCTTAAACGACTCCAGAGAAGTGAATACAACATAGTGGAAAAGCTAAGCAAATCACCTGCCCAGATAACCATGTTGGACCTACTTTTCTCTTCGGACGTGCATAGGGATGCATTGATTGACATATTAACAAGAGCTCAAATTTCGAGGGACATTtctgttgataatttttcaaacgtggTTGGGAGCGTATTGTTCAACAAGCAAATTGCTTTTTCTGACGATGAATTGCCGACGGAGGGCATCGGACATAATAGGGCGTTGTACATAACAGTGAGGTGCAACGGAAAAATGCTGCCTAAGGTGTTAATCGATAATGGATCCGCACtgaatatctgtccttggagtaccttaGAGAAACTAGGATTGCAAGACatcaagctgaggccttcagggactatTGTTAGAGGGTTTGATGGAGCGCAGAGGGAGCCAATAGGAGAGGCAGATTTAGTAATCGAGATGGGGCCGgcccaatttcaaataacttgccaagtcatgAACTTCCCGAGCATTTACAATATCTTACTTGGAaggccatggattcacaagtcGGGGGCTGTGCCGTCTTCGTTGCATCAATTGCTCAAGTTCGTGGTAAATGACAAACTAATCACTATCTTTGCTGAAGAGGACTGCCTGGTGATCACCAATTCTGGAGTTAAAGAGGAGGGTAGTCAAAGTGTTACCATGTCCCCTCACAGCACATCCGATATAgtctccgtaagttggataACCACGGAGGAACAAACTCTCTCAAAGGCCAGTGTAATGATGGCCAGAGAAATGATTCGTGGAGGATACAAATTCGACAAGGGGTTGGGGCGTGAACTGCAAGGGATCCTGAAGCCAGTGAAGATAGTAGAAAAGAGGGATACCTTCGGTTTGGGTTTCCGACCAACCGCCAAGGATTTCAAGGAGATGAAGGAGCGCAAGAGAGCggagaaagaaggaaggcaAGGGGTTCTTGACATTCCACCACTGCATTATACTTTCCCACGACCAGCTGAG gtttgtgaatccgaactccaaagcgagagtgataatgaggaagtGTCCGATTCGTTTGCAAAGgatcttgaacaatatgaggaaaaaccgaaaccgaacctggaagaaacagaaaagattAACATTGGAACTgaggatgaagttaaggaggtgcagattagtattcatttgaataagagccagaaaaaggagatgcttgaGTTCTTGActatgttccaggatgtatttgcgtggtcctatgatgatatgactggtatTTCGACTGACGTGGTAGTGCACaggttacccacagacccttcttttccacccgtaaagcaaaaacccagaaaattcaaaccagatatgagcctcaaaataaaagaacaaattgaaaaacaactccaaaccaacattatcattgtttcccattacccaatttggctttcaaacccagtccctgttccaaaaaagagtggagaggtgagagtttgtgttgactatagagaccttaataaagccagtcctaaagatgatttccctctaccaaatattcacattctcttagacaatactgccggacatgagattgaatccttttgcgattgttttgctggctaccaccaaattttgatggcagaagaagatagggagaaaactgctttcattaccccttggggtaccttttgctaccgagtcatgcctttcggtttaaagaatgctggagcaacgtatcagaggaccatgacaaccctatttcatgatatgatccaccgggagatggaggtctacgtggatgacatcataatcaagtctaaaaggacGGAGGACCACTTGGATGATTTGAGGAAGCTATTTGAAAGGCTGcgaaagtacaatttgaagttaaatcctgcgaaatgcgccttTGGGGCACCAGCTGGTAAATTGTTGGGTTTCATCGTGAGCAAGagaggcatagagatagatccagcaaaaatcaaggcgattcgagatatgccagtgccaAAGACTCAGAAAGACGTGAAAAGCTTcttagggaagatcaattttattgggagGTTCATTGCCCAATTAACGGCCACATGTGAACCGTTGTTCAGattattgagaaagaatgtgccgttgtactggaatgaggagtgccaacacgctttcgacaagattaaagattatttgctgCAGCCTCCGGTCCTGGTGCCACCCAAACCGGGCCGACCGCTGATCATGTACCTATCTGTGCTCGACGGAGCAGTTGGTTGCGTTCTCGGGCAACACGATGACTCTGGAAGGAAGGagcaagccatttactatctaagcaagaagttcacgcagtacgaggctaattattcgTTCATTGAGAAGAGCTGCTGTGCGTTGGCCTGGGCGGCTCAAAAGCTGAGACATTAtctgttgagccataccacgtatcttatttcccggtctgatcctttgaagtatcttttggagaagccgatgttgACTGGGCGTTTGGCGAAgtggcagataattctctcagaaTTCGATATTGTGTTCACTTCACAGAAAgctgtcaaggggcaagctatagctgatcatctggcggaaaatccaagggatgatgattatcaaccactccgtacttatttccctgacgaGAGGATCTTATTTGTAGGCGCCACGGATGATATAAGTGAGCAGagccctgaatggaggcttttcttcgacgGAGCTTCAAATTCTCtaggagctggaattggagctgttctgGTTTCGCCCGAAGGAaagcactaccctgccgctgccaaattgcaatttgcttgcacaaacaacatggctgaGTATGAAGCCTGCATCTTTGGcctcaaaatggctttagaaatggaaatcaaggAGTTGGTAGCTTTCAGTGactcagatttgctcgtgcaccaaactttgaagcagtggataactaaagattcaaaaattttgccttaccattgtagtttgctcactttggccaagcaatttcaaaatttggagttcagacaCCTCCCGcgagcccgaaacgcatttgccGACGCTTTGGCCACCTTAGCCTCTATGATTCAGTATCCAGATGAGTTGAAGATCGAACCGATCCAGATTCAATTTCAAGATAAACCTGCTCACTGTTGGGCTATAGATAAGCCCTCTGACAATGTTCCTTGGTATAATGATATTAAGGAGTTTCTCAGAACTGGATCTTACCCTCTGCATGCTGGTACAAAAgacaagagttttctgcgtagaatggcttccaaatttttcttaaatggtgaagtgttgtacaaaagaacctcggATTTGAACCTCTTAAGGTGcgttgatgaagatgaagcccAGTATATGATGAAAGAGGTGCATAGTGgtgtttgtggacctcacatgaatggccatcttctagcgaagaaaatcatgagaaccggatacttctggcttactatggagcatgattgtatagactttgtccggagatgtataaaatgccaaatgcacggtgacattatacgcgctccacccactgagttgcatagcatgaccgccccgtggccctgttcaatgtggggtatggacgtgattggtacaatcgatcctcctgcttcaaatggacatcgatttatattggtggcgattGAGTACTTTACCAAGTGGGTTGAAGCGGAGTCGTTTAAACATGTGACGAAGAAGGTAGTTaccaatttcttgagagatcacatcatctgtcgctttggagtacccgaaacgctTATCACTGACAATGCCaaaaatctgaacaatgacatggtggatggactatgcgagcaattcaagatcagacaccgcaactccgccatttataggcctcagatgaatggagccgtAGAAGCTGCGAAtaagaatttgaaaaagattatccgcaaaatgactgaaaagcatcgcgattggcatgaaaagttgccttatgcactgatggcgtatcggacttctatccggacatcgactggggcaacgccatattcactgatgtatggaatggaagctgtattaccagccgAAGTTGAGATTCCTTCGTTGCGAATCCTCATGGAAGCTAAGTTGGAAGAGGCTGATTGGATAAAGCAGCGCCATGAACAATTGACGTCGATCGATGAAAGGCGATTCAATGCTATTTGTCATGGTCAGTGTTATCAGAAACGGGTGGCCCGAGCTTACAACAAAAAGGTCCATCGGCgtgcatttgaagaaggtgacaaagtgctaaagcgaattttgtcaatgcaagatgaagctaaaggcaaatttgctccgaattggcaagggccgttcattgtccaaaaggtattacctggcggagccctTATTTTGACAGAAATGGACGGACGAgttttccctcaacccatcaactcagatatgtgcaaaaagtttttcatttga